Genomic segment of Sander vitreus isolate 19-12246 chromosome 17, sanVit1, whole genome shotgun sequence:
AGGTTAAAGCTCCACTGACCGAGGGGCAGCAACTGTCCTCACAACTACTGTGAACCTGTTAAAGCTTTACTACAGCAGGCTTTTAGAGGGAGCACGTACGCTTTACTGTAGTTCAGTACAAAGTCCACTCCCTTTTCAGTGTCAAACTGGATGTCCCGGGGCAAATCCTTGTGTCTGTTAGCATCTATGCTCATGGGAAAGCCTGGCTGCCACTCCTTCCATCTATAAAGGATAGCAGAGATGTTAGTGAGCAGCCTCAGCCTTCtgtaacacacaacacaagcacAAACTGCATGTGTAGAGTGAACTAGCCTGTaggtttttctccttttttccaGCTCTTTTTGTCTGTGCAGCTTGACCATGCTCGTCTTATCATCCTGAGGCAGGTGTGCTGCAGCAGACACAAGACAAAGGGGATGGCTTGTACTTTCAGACTCTGACTAATGACAAAGAAGGATACAGGCAGTctgttttgcaaaaaaaaaaaaaatgaactgatGTACCTCTTCCATCCCGCAGCACAACTTCTTTGTCATCCACCAGCCATCGGAAGCAGGGGAACTCCACATAGTCTCCAGATGGAGTCTTGACTGTGATGTACCTGCAGTACCAGTCATCCTGCACCCAGTACTTATTCTTCTCAATCTTTACAAACACTATCTCACCCAGGTCCTCCCCAACCCTCACGTCATAGGAGTCCACCTGCAATTAAATCCAGCGGCTAAATAAataagatggaaaaaaaaggaatcaGGTGTGTATTTAAGTGTAGTTAAAGTTTTGTCGTGGGTGAAACACATTTCACATGTCACCACGTGCTTTTtgtcgaaatcgcaatatggactggTGCAATGTCCAAACTGCAGGAAGGAGCACAATTTGTTAAAGGTAAAATATGTTTCCAAATACCATTCTGAACTAAGTATTGTGGTACTGCAGAGATATCCCAGCCTATTTAATTATACAGACTTAAGAAAAATCtttttgtttggtacagatcctcgcaaaatcACACAATGATCAATGAAATTTgaatgaaaataagaataatgatGCAAAAATATTGCAAAGTGAAttatattgcaattgcaatatctgtcaaaataatcgcaattacatATTGTTCTCATATCGTGCAGTCCTAAAAACAAGTTTGAAATATGCAATAAAGAGAAAGTTGTAGGAAgctaacatatactgtatgtgactttaacattttgtattatgttgtaataaaacattatttagctcaataaaatgtcttttctaaaatgaaatttCAGGCTTACATTGGACAACAGCTAAAACTGGCATCTCAATTCCAATGGCAAATTACGTTTTAACTTAAAACATTGTATGAAGAATGCTAAGTGGATGCAAAATTTTGTTTTGATACCGGATCAGACCTCAGCGACCTCAAGACCCACTTCTTTAGAAttagttttaaatattttaatatcaaCTGATAGAAGCATTGATCTCAAGAATACATTTTAGTGACATTGTAGAAGGACCTCTACTTTGCTAATGTTGAATCACTGAacagtgtacagtatattataaaagataaaatgaaaaaagctgCTTATATTTTCAATTAAAATCTGCTTTATGTTAACAGCAGCAAATTGTTTAGAGtagacttctttttttctgtttatttttgttttccatccagaattaacttgttaaaaaaaaaacagaacatctCTGTCGTAACTTCTTCCTCTTTTCCATCAACATGCAAACAATCTAACCCAGTGTTGTAGTTGTTGAAACCATTCTCACCATTCATCAGAAATTTTAAATACACAGCcttcacacagtcacacagtcttCCTCACAGCTCTACAGCAGTGTAACATCACTTACCGCCCCCCTCTCAAAGTCATTGTACAGAGCTTTGTCCAGCAGCGTTCTCTCGCTGCATCCCTCCGTGCCCACCAGTGTAATGTAGATATAATCATCTGTCCCTGCGAACCACTGGCTCCCTGTGGAAACAGTCACTGTGTAAGTAGGCATGGCGGTCCCACAGGTCCAAACGCCCTCTGTAGATTTTAGCAAAGGCAAGTTTCCCCTTCTAACTATTTCTTTCACTGATGTCTACTTCTCCCCATTACCCTTGCACAAACAATAACAAGTGTAATCAGGCAGAAGAGGGAGGTGCAAGACACGGCTCTCCACCCACTATAAATGAGGTCAGAACATAATACAACTGTCCTTCCTAGATGTGTTATCGGTGTACAGACACGAATGTGGGTGCAGGTAAAGGTGTCCAGGGGGTTGATATCAAATTCATTGCCTTTGTCTGCAAACAGGAGGGTGATTAATAAAAGGATAATGGAATAAATTCCTGTATTACAGGCCGTAACGGAGAATGTTTTATTTGACTGATGTGGAAATGGAATATTTGTCCATACACATCTTTTACACATCACATTTACCAGTCAAATCAGTACGTGACACTGGACAACAACACATAGTGTATTCTAGTTTCGGGGaaataaatgcaaatatatCTGTGGTTTTACAGCTGAAACTGTAACATTAACAGGGGTCTGTGCGAGTAAAACTTAAAGTGAGAACTGGAAGTTACTTGTTCCTGCTTCACaagtttgataaaaaaaaaatttaaaaaaaatacattcacatGATCACActtacagacaaaataaagacacaagCATTGGTACCGTTTTACGAAGGCGACATTTAATTCAGACACTTCTTATGAAAAGCAGGCAGGcaaacatgtacatgtacaaatTGAGGAaataactgacaaaaaaaaaaaggcattttcaTTGTTCAATCATTCTCAAAACTATGCATCTTGTCTCAGTCACATCTAATATAGTTTGATAAAGTAGTACAGCGTACTATTATAGACATTTACATATAGAAATATCGTCCTTCTCCTACGGTACATAATCAGGTGTTGCAGTGAGCAGCAGGAACATAGCTGATCTGCTCTTGAAGGATTGATAGGAGACTtcgtaaaacaaaaaaaaaaacatggaaataaaaacaagcGTAAATTAAAGCACAGCCGTACTGTAGATGAATGAGTTGAACCatgaaaagcagaaatgttACTGAATACTATATTTTGTTTCCCACTTATCACCAGTGAGATTGTGTGTGATTAAGCTCTTATGCACAGCAGGGCGGTGCAGTTACAGATACTGTAGCTTATTCATTGTTCGATGCACTTTAATCAAGAGTTACATAGAGGTCTCTTATTCATCTCGCTTGTGATTTGGGAGAATTATATGTTCAGACTTTTGTTCAACAACAcctttgcgcacacacacaatattctAGTATTAGTATACTAGCAGTAGTTCCCAACCTCACACAAAACGAATCTCAGCGATCACAATATTATCAAAGAGCAACTTAACACTCCGTTTTAGCTTAAACATGCTTAcctttacaaattaaaaaaaatttgcaTTTGAACCACACACGCTACCACCCCTGCCTCCGCAGCAGCCTGCAGCCGCTCCACCCCACTGCTCTGACAGATCTTTCATTACTCCACACTGTCCACACTACTGACAGTTGACTGCTGCATCTATACAGTGAGTCGGAGGGTGGGGTGGGTGTGTGGGGTGAAAGTGACATCACCTTGTAATCCGGGGATGGGGAATACCAGGGTATGTAAAAAAATTCACAGATTTTGGTAGGGTCAAGAGGACTGTCTCTGACacaattttgtgtttgtgtgtttggacTTTCCTCAAATATctgctttttttgtgaaatattaagAGTAAAGTTTTACCTCTTCAGTCCTCCCACaatcattcaaatgaaacatCAGAATGTTGGTGGATAGATGTTAACTGTGATGAGTGGTTGTACGTAGTCATGCTTCATTTTAAGCGGTCACAAGCCAAGTTGGAAACCATCTGCTCTTTGCAATTTCCCCCCTATTCATATAAAGTGATCTAAAACCTGAGGCATCAACTGAAACTTGTGAAgaaaattcaataaaacacaGTAATCACTCTGGTGAAGTAAGACATTAAACGCAGAGAAAGGCAACAGGCTGAAAAAAGACGGATGCTTGTACAACTAATGAGGCATACGTAAACATTGGTGGTGACTAGTGGTGGTggctgcattcacaccaaaTCCGGCATTGCAGCAATAAGCCTGAtttggtgtgaatgcagcctttAATTAAAGGCCAGTGGGACATTTTTCTATTCAGTTATTAATGTTCAGCCTACCTGCACGAGCTCTGGTGGGTAGTCAAACATTTTAGCTGAACTAGGTTAAAAACGCTGCATATATTACTATTATATACTCACTATCTGCTATATATTACTATTATATAGTCAACTTTCTTTTGTTGACTTGTTGAATCTGACTTGTATTTGATAAGAGATGTATGAAATGAATGTTGTGTCCAGCTCTGATGGTaaacaatacaatttaaatTCAATGCTGCCACCCAGTGGCAATAGGTCGCTAAAACAATacataaatgaagaaaaagctACAGTGATGAAGTGCAAATTTCTCCTGAGTCCCTTCACCTCCCTCCAGACATGTCAGACCTAAATCCATATTATATCAAAATGCTGACATCTTAAACTCAAAATATCTTTCTGATCACAGCTGAGAAAAGATACACATAATTCAATATCATCAAAGCTACAGGCTAAACAAAAACTGAGTGCACATTAACCAACATAAAACTGAAAATGCATACAGTAACTGCACTATTGAAAGATTAgcaataaaatgttaatgtcTTAAACTGAAATTATGTGCCACCCTGGCCActgcatctttttttattattattattattattaaattgatTTTAGATTTGGCGAGAACAAaggcaaagacacacaaacagcaacTTCGCCTAAAGTTACTGCACCCCAAACCTGCACTGTAGATTAAAAGACAAGCTAAGCTGTGAATGAACAAAACCTTATAGATCAGATTATTTTAAAACTCCAGCCACTCTTCAACAATATTTggaaaaaagaataaattaaactataaaaaaaaaaagtgtagctGTAGAATTGAAGTGCTTAGGGGTGATACACTATTCAAATAAATGCATAGCACTGAGTTGTACCGAGTTGACTTTGTAAagaaactgttttgaaaaaaacagctaatgtgatCATTTTAAGATGGTGTCCATCTTAATATCGCTTTGGGTCATGAgatagacagaaaaagagagtatGAGGACATCTGTGTGAATGAGGGGGCTTCTACACAATCAAAGGGTTGTTGTGGTGTTGCcaacaacatttttaaagaacATATCTTTGCCCCGAGCCATCCAACCAACCGAGCCGCTGACCTGCTGTATCCATGGAGACACTGATGAGGGAGTTGCTCAAATTCAAGCCACATGTCGTGTGTTTGAGCAAATCTTCTCTTAAGAGGCGGTGACTCACAAAAGCAGGAAGAGGGAATGAAATAGGACAGACGAGGAGTGCCTTATTGTCTGATATCCAGTTTCCTTTTTTCACGTTAACTGACTTCTCTGTTGCCTTCAGTGAACTCAAGGAAAAGGTGATTCCCACATTGAAGAGTTTAAGACGTAGCGAGTGAGCCTCAGATCACTCTATGATGGAAGCATTGAGGTCGATCCCTTAATGACTCGGAAGAAATGAAAACAGTGGCTAGTTGAGGTGAAGGGTCTGCTTCATGAACTCATAGGTGGTAAAGGCCACGGCCTGGGAGGGGATACAGCGGATGTAGTTGAGAGAAAGGCCTCGGTATAATCCCTTCTTGACCCCGTACTCATTATACACGTACGTCAGGGTCTTGCTCAGTGATCTGTTAAGGTGCAAGACAAGAAATCATACACTTTTTAGAAAAGAAATCCACTGTTTCTGTGGTcatgatacagtatgtgtcctGAGGTTTTGTTTATTAGCTCCCCTAAAGCTAATTCCTAACTATGTTGAGCTGACAATTAAGTATTAAATCTTGCATATGACAACAATGTACAGTTTTATTATTGACTTTACAGGCATGATAAATCAATTTGTTTGTTCTTGAGGTTTGCCTGTGCTGTGGGGAACTAAACCCTGTTGGTGAACAGCAgccatataaacacaaaatactgCAATTTTGGGGTGTATTAGGGATGGACAGGAGGAGGAGTACAGGGGCCTGGTGGATGACTTTGTACAATGGTGCAATCTCAACCACCTACAACTCAACACTTCAAAGACCAAGGAGATGGTGGTGGACTTCCGTAGGTCTAAGCCCACCCTGCTGCCAGTCTCCATTGAGGGGGTCAATGTGGAGGTGGTAAACACCTACAAGTATCTGGGGATACACCTggacaataaactggactggtCATCCAACACTGAAGCACTCTACAAGAAAGGGCAGAGCCGGCTGTACTTCCTGAGGAGGCTGCAGTCCTTTAATGTCTGCAGCAAGCTCCTCTGGATGTTTTACCAGTCTGTTGTTGCCAGCATCCTCCTCTATGCTGTGGTATGCTGGGGAGGAAGCACTAAGAAGACGGATGCTGGGCGACTGGATAGACTGGTAAGGAAAGCTGGCTCTGTCGTGGGCGTTGAACTGGAGTGCATCACTTCAATATCAGATAAAAGGACCCTGAAAAAACTGCTCAACATTTTGGACAATGACTGTCATCCACTCCACTTTCACAAAGCAGAAGAGCATGATCAGCTCAAGACTACGCACACTGCCATGCACAACAGACAGACTGAGAAAGTCATTTGTCGGGCCATACAACTCTACAATGTTTCACAAAAGGGAAGAGGAAAGAGGGACTTCTCTGCATAatctgtctgcctctcctccctctccaccaCTTCCACTACCTCCTACAACAACAGTTATGTACTGACTGTCCACTGGCCCACTTTTTACTGCTTACTGTTTATACTgttacactgtttactggctatattagcccatatgcacaacccctccctccctccttcccccagCATGGACTGAGGTTTAACTTAATACTTGAACAATGGCTGTAACCCTATTACTTCAAAACTCTAACATTGACTGTTGActtgtgtctatcctactgtctactttattcccttataataCCCATATGTAATGCTTAAtgcttataatgcccatatttaatgctgtcttttttaaactttatccttgcactgctatagtttttattattattctcttatattgtccatattttattttatttaatgctgGTGTCTacactttatccttgcactattggacctatttgcactaccaccatgacacacaccctcatactaaatcacagggtcagtctcTGCCCTGTCACTGTAAgcatctcatgcttatacatctcttagtacattcatgtggattttttattttatcatcctgtttatgatgtatgtgtatgttgtgtgtgatgtctgtaagctactaggaccttgaatttccccttggggatcaataaaatatctatctatctatctaaaacaAACCTTGGGTAGGAGACAAATGACCTTCTTGGGCACTGATGTATTGACTGGACCTTATGAATGTGTTCTTCTTAAATATCAAGGATAAGCACATAATGCAAGAACAATGAGCAGTGTTTGGACTGGCATTGTGTAAACGTGTACAGGTACGAACGGTATGTTGCTGTAGTTTTACAGCTCAGTAGCTATTGTGCTCCTTGAAGTTTTAGGCTAATGTAAACAACCCACCGACCTCTGGAATTTTCTCTCCAGTTGTGAGCACGCACGTCCTCATCAAACTCTGCTTATAAAGCCAAATGTGGAATCAACTATTTTAAGAGGAAACTCCTCAATTTATGTCCCAAACACTTGAATTCAAacacagatttttgttttttaaaacatggACACCTTGCCAGATGAGCAGTTTTCATCTCAATTATTACCCTCAGTATCACCCTTACAATTATTTCTCCTTCATTTCTCCTTTAAATGTTCACCCATACGTTTCACTGCAAAAACAGAACACAATACTGGAACTATACTGTAtgcttctttgttttgttttttcacaacACAATTCTTAAATGAGATTAGGAATCCAGGAGCAAAATATTTGTCTGATGAAGTACACTGCATACACTGACATGTATAATGCACAGCAGTACATCATAGTATAACAGAATATAGAGAGTAGGAACATTGGTGATACTTACACACATTTCTCAGAGTCAGGAAGCACGGCTCCTAACTGCATTCTTCTTCTAGCAACATCCAATGGGTACCTAGTGATAATAAACACAATTTGACAGAATCATCAATAAATCACTGTATTGATATAGCAAACTCCAGTCACAGTCAGCTCGAGGCTTGTTGGCTGCCTGCCCTCAGCACTTACGATATTGACTGAGCGATGGCACCAGCAACCCCCCCACAGAGCAGGTTTGCATGGGTTTTCAGAATGAGGACATCAGGGTTGTTTGAGGAGGGGCGTGCCAGCAGCTCTGGGAAATGTTTCAAGCCAAGGCTCTTCAGGGTGCCAAAGGTGTAGAATGAGAAACCTGAAGGATAGAAGTGGGAGACAAAGATTCAGGCTAACGCAACCCAAAAGAACACTGGTTACATATGTGAAGGAGGACATATAATGTTGTTCTGCTCAATGATCGTGGAGCACAATCAAACTATgcaaaataatcataataatcacCTGCATAAGGGGCCATTCCAATAAGTGTTGGTGTTAGTCCCCTATAGAAGCCCAAGATGCCCCCCTCCTttgcaaaaaaaagagaaacaggtCTGTAGTAAGAggtagatactgtatatattattaacaaccttgacaaaaaaaaatgtaatgcattttttAATGAAGGGATAAAATGTTTGTGaagactgtgttgtttgtttaagAAGTTGAACCCTAGCCCACTACCTTAAGGTAGATAGTGTGGAAGGCATTGGCAATTCCAGTGTATCGATGCTCTCCTGTCACCTGGAAGGCCAGTCTGGCTCGGATCACATCCAGAGGGTAGGTGCAGATCACCGCTGTCATccctgaaaacacacaacatAAGAACACACGttgtaaaaacacacagtttaTGACTATAGTTATGCTTCAAAATAATTTACTGAGATTAAACACTaagacacagtcacacattgtAGCTGTATTTAATTCCATGTGACTGACTTTCCACTTTGTTACTCAATCTTTTTATACTGATGATGGCAGACTGATGATTTAATAACACACAATAacaagtttttttcttctttttgtctggCACAcagtaacaaggcatgacgccTACTTGCATCGTAGTGATGTCACATTATGAGAAAGTGTGTCCTGAGGTGACAAATTTAAACATGATTCAAGAGGACATGATTCAAGAGGACATGATATTAAGCTGGCACAGACTGAAAAGGCAAGTGGGAAAGATATATTACCTGCCATTGATCCGGCCACAAGGCGGTGAATGTGTCCAGAGATCCCAATCTTTTTACTTAGCA
This window contains:
- the slc25a16 gene encoding solute carrier family 25 member 16, translated to MTSEAAVSTSPAISSTPVKTDYYFLRSFVAGGVAGCCAKTTIAPLDRIKILLQAQNPHYKHLGVWSTLKAVPKKEGFLGLYKGNGAMMVRIFPYGAIQFMSFDKYKKLLSKKIGISGHIHRLVAGSMAGMTAVICTYPLDVIRARLAFQVTGEHRYTGIANAFHTIYLKEGGILGFYRGLTPTLIGMAPYAGFSFYTFGTLKSLGLKHFPELLARPSSNNPDVLILKTHANLLCGGVAGAIAQSISYPLDVARRRMQLGAVLPDSEKCVSLSKTLTYVYNEYGVKKGLYRGLSLNYIRCIPSQAVAFTTYEFMKQTLHLN